A portion of the Branchiostoma floridae strain S238N-H82 unplaced genomic scaffold, Bfl_VNyyK Sc7u5tJ_1421, whole genome shotgun sequence genome contains these proteins:
- the LOC118407549 gene encoding stimulated by retinoic acid gene 6 protein-like has protein sequence MVPGCYLIAFVTSSVLLVCYMLCAFVRYRTHRLRLQRGDKSFLPRPRDLPHPGNMLSESMKYSGIQIAYFLWGYYMLQLMLYLVTMVISYFLVLPLLGVVSSFYLQPLWTLLPTVVLSLLVNYVQIFVSRKALLQDHCYKDGGSRERVKALALDNRRVYHNFSYFLFFFNILLGFYSCLLRIVKGILLGLVFLARVDLSGLMQGYQHWDFGKVIL, from the exons ATGGTTCCAGGTTGCTACCTGATAGCGTTTGTTACATCCTCCGTGCTGCTGGTTTGCTACATGCTGTGCGCGTTCGTGCGGTACCGGACCCACCGGCTGCGGCTTCAGCGGGGGGACAAGTCCTTCCTGCCGAGACCGCGGGACCTCCCGCACCCGGGCAACATGCTG TCTGAGAGCATGAAGTACTCGGGGATCCAGATCGCGTACTTCCTGTGGG GTTACTACATGCTGCAGCTGATGCTATAtctggttaccatggtgatatcGTACTTCCTGGTGCTGCCGTTGCTAGGTGTGGTTTCTTCATTTTACCTGCAGCCGCTCTGGACACTGCT CCCCACGGTGGTCCTGTCCCTGCTGGTGAACTATGTGCAGATCTTCGTGTCCCGCAAGGCTCTATTACAGGACCACTGCTACAAGGATGGGGGCAGCAGAGAGAGAGTGAAGGCTCTGGCACTCGATAACAG GCGAGTTTACCACAACTTTTCGTACTTCCTGTTCTTCTTCAACATCCTGCTGGGATTCTACTCTTGCCTGCTCCGCATCGTGAAGGGCATCCTGCTGGGCCTGGTGTTCCTGGCTAGGGTCGACCTCAGCGGCCTGATGCAAGGCTACCAGCATTGGGACTTCGGTAAGGTTATACTCTAA